A window of Companilactobacillus allii genomic DNA:
TCTGATCATCCACTAGGTACTGCAATTAATAAATATATTACTGATCAAGGTATTACAGAGACAAAAGATCTACCAGAATTAGATACAGTTAAAGGTCAAGGTTTACAGAGCAATGACAGTAGAATCTTAGTTGGTAATGAACGTTTGATGAAGCATAACGGCGTTACAATCTCTGATGATGCTCGTAAAGTTATTGATACAAAGATGAATAATGGGGACTCAATTGTTCTTATGGCAGTTGATTCAGAATTGAAGTTAGTCGTTGGTGTTAATGACCAATTAAGAAGTGACGCATTTGAAGGATTAACAGCAATCAAGAATGCCGGAATCAAGCGAGTTGTAATGTTGACAGGTGATAATAAAGTCGCTGCACAACACGTCGCAGACAGATTACCAGTTGATGAAGTTCATGCAGAATTACTTCCAGAACAAAAAGTTGATTTTGTTAAGAAGTTCAAAGAAGAAGGTCACAAAGTTGCCTTTGTTGGTGATGGTATCAATGATAGTCCTTCTCTTGCTACAGCCGATATCGGTATCGGTATGGGAAGTGGTACAGATGTTGCCATTGAAACAGCCGATGTTGTCTTAGTTAAATCAAGCTTTGACGCACTAGCACATTCATACATCTTGGCTAAGAAGACAGTAGCTAATACACAAGAAAATATCATCATCGCCGTAGGAACCGTTGCTCTACTATTATTAGGTTTATTAGTAGGAGTTATCCATATGGCAAGTGGGATGTTTGTCCATGAATTCAGTATTCTAGTAGTTATCTTCAATGCAATGAGATTGTTAAGATTAAAATCTTTCAAAAAATCTCCAAAACTTGACGTAAATCAAGTTAAGACAGCATAAAAGATACTATTATATGACTTGTAAGTTAGTTAAAGATAAATAGGAGGAACTTAAATATGGCAAAAGTAGTATTACAATTAGGCGAATTAACATGCCCATCATGTATGACAAAAATTCAAAAAGCAGTTTCAAATCAAGACGGAGTTTCAGATGTAAAAGTTATGTTCAATGCAGGTAAAGTTAAGGCTGACATTGATGAAGCAAAAGTAAGTGGTGAAGATCTAGGTAAAGTTATCACTGAACTAGGATATGAAGTTAAAAAGATCAAGACAAAGGAGATTGCATAATGACAGAGCTAACAATTGATGAAAAATTCGAGGCAGAACAAAAACAAGCCGACGCCGATCACCACAAACCAACAGCCGGTGCAATGACAGGACACATTGTTTCCAATCATGCATATATCAATATCAAGTTGCATCAACTAAAGTGGTTCGTTAAAGGACCAAACGCTGAAAGCTACAAGTCAGTTTTGAATGATACAATCGATGAGAATAACGCATGGTTCGATAAAGTAGCCGAACAATTGTTGGACGAAGGCGAGTTGCCACCATCAACAATGAAAGAATATACAGATTACACAATGATCGAAGAAAACGGTGCTAATAAGTACTTGAATGCTCAAGACATGATTCAAACAGTTGTAAATGACTTTGCAACTGATAACATGTTTATAACAAGAGCAATCAAACTAGCCCAAAACGAAGATCGCCCATTCATGGCTCAAGTACTAGTAGAGTTACTAGGCTGGAATAATCATCAAATTAGAATCTATCAAGCATTACTTGGTAATAGTGCACGTGTTGGATTTGAAGAAGATGATGAGGACGACGAAGACTAGAGAGTGCAGGAAGGGTGCCCAGACTCTGAGCATTACCTAGATAAGTATCATTATCACGAAGTGATGATGGAACTTATCGTAGTAAGCACAGGAGTCTACCCTTCCGGAACTCGTTTCAGAAGTAAAAAAGAGAGTGCAGGGAAGGTGCCCAGACTCTGAGCATTACCTAGATAAGTATCATTATCACGAAGTGATGATGGAACTTATCGTAGTAAGCACAGGAGTCTACCCTTCCGGAACTCGTTTCAAACCACAGAAAAAGCAAGCAGAGGAGTTTACTTTTTCTAGCAAAACAAAATAAAAAAACTTAGACAAGCAAATAGAAGGGCCAAAAAGGTCCTTCTATTGCTGTATCAAAATAGAAAAGGAGTAAGCCCAATGGCACATTTAGCCCATAACCATACAGCAGAAGATTGTGTAGAATTAGTAACAATATTCCAATCACTTTCAAAAGAGGATACCAAAACAGTTGCGTCACTAGTTTCAGATAAGCATTACCAAAGTGGCGAGTACATCTATCAAGCCGGTAATTCCGCTGATGCATTAACGATAGTTGCACACGGTCAAGCCAAAGTATTTCAAATCGCTACCAATGGTAAAGAACAAATGTTGAGAATTCTTCAAACTGGTGATTTTGACGGAGAAGCTGCACTTTTCAGTAACAAAGATCGTACAAGTTTCGCACAAGCCTTGATGGACACCGATGTTTGTCAGATCAAACGTAGTGACTTTCAGAAGTTGATGAAGACATCACCAGAGTTAGCTGTTAACATGGTCAATGCCTTTGGACAACGAATTGTACAACTTGAACAACAAACCACTGAGGCTGCTACGTCAAGTATTGAAAGCCGTCTAGCCAGTTATTTGTTGGAGACCAGTGCAGGATTGAAAAAGGAACAATTCGAATTACCCCTTAAGAAAAAAGATATTGCAACATATCTTGGAACAACGCCAGAGACAATCAGTCGTAAGCTTAGTTCATTAGCAAAAGATGAATTGATCGAGAAGAAATCTAATACATTGATCAAGATATTGGACGCTGATGGATTGGCTATGGTGGAGTAGAAAACAAAAATGGAGCCGACTCACAATTGAGTTAGCTCCATTTTACTTACCAGATTAATTGGCAATAATCCACTCATTAGTGGCTACTCGAGACATCTTTACATGATTAATGGTTCCAACCCGGTCAGTTTGATATTCATCAGATGATATACTTCCGACAACGTTACCGAATTCATCATATATCTTTGAATCCTTTGACGTTACAATACTTGATACTGGTTGATATTCTAGTACATCAGAAGCTGCGACTCATTCATTAGTTGAAACACGATAATACTTTTGACCATTGAAGTATGCATAACGGTCAGTTGCCCAATCCGTTCCACTCTTCAATGCTCTAGAAGAAGCTTTGCCCGTTGAGTCAATCAACGACTTATTACTATCATAGTAAGCATGTACTTGTGAAAGATTATCATTATAAAGATATGCATCACTTTCTTTGACCCATTGATCAGTTGCCACTCGATAATATGTCTCACCGTCAAGAGTCATTTTCTTATCAGTGACCCAATTACTATATTTTGATAGCGATATTGACACTGCTTTACCGTTAGAATCATAGACAGTAGTAGCGTCCTTTGTGATAGAGAGTTTAGCGTCAATATCAGAAACTTCAGGAGTATCATAATCGCCATCATTATCATCACTTCCACCACTACCTTGATTATTTCCACCACTAGTAGGTTCATCAGCGACAACAGATGCATTCACTACTAATGTGTCATCAGTACTAGAGGCATCAATTACAAAGGAACTATCTTTTAACTTGTAGCCAGTTGGAGCTTTTAATAGAGACTCCACAGTCGTTTCACTAGTTGGAGCATCTGATGTATCACTAGAGATAGTTTTGTTGTTAGCGTCAACGTAATTAATCGTTATCTTGTTAGGCTGACCATAAATTGCTGTAACTGTGATTTCTCTATACGGAGCAGGTGGTAAAAGGTCTGGATCTAATAAAACGTCACTATTACTAGTAATATAGCCTACCGCATCATTAATACTTGTGAACAACCCTGTGAAGGGGAAATCTTGCGACTGATATTGGAACGTGGAAAGATCAAGATTTATGGTATATCCACTTGGAGCATCTGGACTTATTAATACTAAGTTATTTTTGTCCCATGATTGCATTTCATCGTAGATAATTAAGTTACCAATTTGTTGAATGATCTTAATTTTATAATATGGATCTGCTACTTGAACGTTGTATCCAGTATCAGTCTTTTCAAATGATTTATTTTGTAAACTAAACGCATTACCTGATTCATCCTTAAATGTTGAAATGTCTGGAATATCATTAGTTGTGAAATCACCAGAATTCAAATCATAATTATAAAGTGTCTCACTATGAATTGTCTTACCTGTGTCATCAACGTAATTTATCACTGGAAATTCTATATCATTTTTTGTGTACACCATAACAACTTTACTTTTGTCCATATTTACAGTGCCATAACTTGCCATTTGGTCTTCTGAATAGGCACGATCATCATCAGTTTCATTAAGTTCCATTGAATATGTAGATAATGACTTATCGAATGTATATCCAGGGATTTCCTTTCCCAAGGTGTCATAATCAGGTGGATTAACTGTAGTAGTATGATTATCAGGATCTGAAAAATTTAGAGTAGTTGTTGTTGGCTTGCTTATCTCATTTCCTAAACTATCTTGATAGTAAACTGGTATTGGTACTTCAATATAAATATTAACTAAAAATCCAAAACTGATACTATCAAAATCTGTATCATTAGCGGAGTCTATTGTTATAGTAGTATCCTTAGTTGCTGGAATTTTTTCAACCTTATTGTAATCTTCTAGATTAAAAGATTCTTTGTTTACACTATAAGAAGTGGTTGTTTCAGCGATATTATTATTAAAAATTGGAAACTCATTGTTCTCTAGTTGAGACAACTTGAAACTGTCATTAGCATAAAGAACTTTCCACTCAGTGGTTTCTAGTGAGCCATTAGGTAGTCCACTAAAAACATTTGAAAGGTTGCTTAATTTACCATTTACGAATCTTCGTACAATTAAACGTGCCTTGATTCTGGAAACGTCAAAGTAATAGTCGTTAGTATCTTTGTTAAGGGTTATCGAAAATGACGTGAACTGGTACAAATTGTAAATTTTGAGATCTTTGAGTTTCTCATAGGTTGCGTCTTTACCTATTACCT
This region includes:
- a CDS encoding heavy-metal-associated domain-containing protein, with product MAKVVLQLGELTCPSCMTKIQKAVSNQDGVSDVKVMFNAGKVKADIDEAKVSGEDLGKVITELGYEVKKIKTKEIA
- a CDS encoding ferritin-like domain-containing protein; translated protein: MTELTIDEKFEAEQKQADADHHKPTAGAMTGHIVSNHAYINIKLHQLKWFVKGPNAESYKSVLNDTIDENNAWFDKVAEQLLDEGELPPSTMKEYTDYTMIEENGANKYLNAQDMIQTVVNDFATDNMFITRAIKLAQNEDRPFMAQVLVELLGWNNHQIRIYQALLGNSARVGFEEDDEDDED
- a CDS encoding Crp/Fnr family transcriptional regulator codes for the protein MAHLAHNHTAEDCVELVTIFQSLSKEDTKTVASLVSDKHYQSGEYIYQAGNSADALTIVAHGQAKVFQIATNGKEQMLRILQTGDFDGEAALFSNKDRTSFAQALMDTDVCQIKRSDFQKLMKTSPELAVNMVNAFGQRIVQLEQQTTEAATSSIESRLASYLLETSAGLKKEQFELPLKKKDIATYLGTTPETISRKLSSLAKDELIEKKSNTLIKILDADGLAMVE
- a CDS encoding SLAP domain-containing protein, with protein sequence MKKINIVGISLFSAIIFGGSTTYTVKADSVDSSTSQTLPSDDTSTTDVDNASDIGDVSSENLNTNTDTNTNTDTNTNTDTDTNTDTNTDTNTDTNTDTNTDTNTDTNTDTNTDTNTDTNTDTNTDTNTDTNTDPTTSDDSTTEISSDTTSNTNNTRALSVATDTPTQVSQDATASNSDNSSNVASKSISYDTSATDETDETDDVSFNIYLRDEDNNTIKDANGNPINVYSGTGKVGEVIGKDATYEKLKDLKIYNLYQFTSFSITLNKDTNDYYFDVSRIKARLIVRRFVNGKLSNLSNVFSGLPNGSLETTEWKVLYANDSFKLSQLENNEFPIFNNNIAETTTSYSVNKESFNLEDYNKVEKIPATKDTTITIDSANDTDFDSISFGFLVNIYIEVPIPVYYQDSLGNEISKPTTTTLNFSDPDNHTTTVNPPDYDTLGKEIPGYTFDKSLSTYSMELNETDDDRAYSEDQMASYGTVNMDKSKVVMVYTKNDIEFPVINYVDDTGKTIHSETLYNYDLNSGDFTTNDIPDISTFKDESGNAFSLQNKSFEKTDTGYNVQVADPYYKIKIIQQIGNLIIYDEMQSWDKNNLVLISPDAPSGYTINLDLSTFQYQSQDFPFTGLFTSINDAVGYITSNSDVLLDPDLLPPAPYREITVTAIYGQPNKITINYVDANNKTISSDTSDAPTSETTVESLLKAPTGYKLKDSSFVIDASSTDDTLVVNASVVADEPTSGGNNQGSGGSDDNDGDYDTPEVSDIDAKLSITKDATTVYDSNGKAVSISLSKYSNWVTDKKMTLDGETYYRVATDQWVKESDAYLYNDNLSQVHAYYDSNKSLIDSTGKASSRALKSGTDWATDRYAYFNGQKYYRVSTNE